In a single window of the Rhinolophus ferrumequinum isolate MPI-CBG mRhiFer1 chromosome 21, mRhiFer1_v1.p, whole genome shotgun sequence genome:
- the LOC117013706 gene encoding cytochrome b5 domain-containing protein 1 isoform X1: protein MLRRGLVAGPDFEYFQRRYFTPAEVAQHNQPEDLWVSYLGYVYDLTPLAEKYKGKGHTLGQRRGGCLGMPGSWVASIDGGCSFPGDLLLKPIVEVAGQDISHWFDPKTRDIRKHIDPLTGSLRYRTLRGRFLHVPPQLPRSDWANDFGKPWWQGSHYKVGRLSAKTRNIRIINTLTSQEHTLEVGALESMWEILHRYLPYNAHAASYTWKYEGRNLNMECTLEENGIQDEEEEFDSLNMDGTLHTPAILLYFNDDLTEL, encoded by the exons ATGCTGCGCCGGGGCTTAGTGGCGGGGCCAGACTTTGAATATTTCCAGCGTCGGTATTTCACTCCGGCTGAGGTGGCCCAACACAACCAGCCGGAAGACCTTTGGGTGTCTTACCTGGGATACGTGTACGACCTAACGCCGTTGGCAGAGAAGTACAAGGGTAAGGGCCACACTTTGGGCCAGCGTCGGGGTGGGTGTTTGGGGATGCCTGGTTCTTGGGTGGCTAGCATTGACGGCGGCTGCTCTTTCCCAGGAGACCTGCTGCTGAAACCCATCGTGGAAGTTGCAGGCCAGGATATCAGCCACTGGTTTGATCCAAAGACCAGAGAC ATCCGCAAACACATAGATCCCCTGACCGGTTCCCTGAGATACCGCACCCTCCGGGGCCGCTTTCTGCATGTCCCACCTCAACTGCCCCGTTCGGACTGGGCCAATGACTTCGGGAAGCCCTGGTGGCAGGGGTCGCATTACAAGGTGGGGCGGCTGTCCGCCAAGACCCGGAACATCCGCATCATTAACACGCTCACGTCGCAGGAGCACACACTGGAG GTGGGGGCTCTGGAGTCAATGTGGGAAATCCTACACCGCTATCTCCCCTATAATGCACATGCTGCCAGCTACACATGGAAATATGAAGGGAGGAACCTGAACATGGAATGTACCCTGGAAGAGAATGGGATCCAGGATGAGGAGGAAGAATTTGACTCTCTCAATATGGACGGTACACTCCACACACCTGCAATACTGCTCTACTTCAATGATGACCTCACAGAGCTATAG
- the LOC117013706 gene encoding cytochrome b5 domain-containing protein 1 isoform X2 → MLRRGLVAGPDFEYFQRRYFTPAEVAQHNQPEDLWVSYLGYVYDLTPLAEKYKGDLLLKPIVEVAGQDISHWFDPKTRDIRKHIDPLTGSLRYRTLRGRFLHVPPQLPRSDWANDFGKPWWQGSHYKVGRLSAKTRNIRIINTLTSQEHTLEVGALESMWEILHRYLPYNAHAASYTWKYEGRNLNMECTLEENGIQDEEEEFDSLNMDGTLHTPAILLYFNDDLTEL, encoded by the exons ATGCTGCGCCGGGGCTTAGTGGCGGGGCCAGACTTTGAATATTTCCAGCGTCGGTATTTCACTCCGGCTGAGGTGGCCCAACACAACCAGCCGGAAGACCTTTGGGTGTCTTACCTGGGATACGTGTACGACCTAACGCCGTTGGCAGAGAAGTACAAGG GAGACCTGCTGCTGAAACCCATCGTGGAAGTTGCAGGCCAGGATATCAGCCACTGGTTTGATCCAAAGACCAGAGAC ATCCGCAAACACATAGATCCCCTGACCGGTTCCCTGAGATACCGCACCCTCCGGGGCCGCTTTCTGCATGTCCCACCTCAACTGCCCCGTTCGGACTGGGCCAATGACTTCGGGAAGCCCTGGTGGCAGGGGTCGCATTACAAGGTGGGGCGGCTGTCCGCCAAGACCCGGAACATCCGCATCATTAACACGCTCACGTCGCAGGAGCACACACTGGAG GTGGGGGCTCTGGAGTCAATGTGGGAAATCCTACACCGCTATCTCCCCTATAATGCACATGCTGCCAGCTACACATGGAAATATGAAGGGAGGAACCTGAACATGGAATGTACCCTGGAAGAGAATGGGATCCAGGATGAGGAGGAAGAATTTGACTCTCTCAATATGGACGGTACACTCCACACACCTGCAATACTGCTCTACTTCAATGATGACCTCACAGAGCTATAG
- the LOC117013706 gene encoding cytochrome b5 domain-containing protein 1 isoform X3 codes for MLRRGLVAGPDFEYFQRRYFTPAEVAQHNQPEDLWVSYLGYVYDLTPLAEKYKGDLLLKPIVEVAGQDISHWFDPKTRDIRKHIDPLTGSLRYRTLRGRFLHVPPQLPRSDWANDFGKPWWQGSHYKVGRLSAKTRNIRIINTLTSQEHTLELHMEI; via the exons ATGCTGCGCCGGGGCTTAGTGGCGGGGCCAGACTTTGAATATTTCCAGCGTCGGTATTTCACTCCGGCTGAGGTGGCCCAACACAACCAGCCGGAAGACCTTTGGGTGTCTTACCTGGGATACGTGTACGACCTAACGCCGTTGGCAGAGAAGTACAAGG GAGACCTGCTGCTGAAACCCATCGTGGAAGTTGCAGGCCAGGATATCAGCCACTGGTTTGATCCAAAGACCAGAGAC ATCCGCAAACACATAGATCCCCTGACCGGTTCCCTGAGATACCGCACCCTCCGGGGCCGCTTTCTGCATGTCCCACCTCAACTGCCCCGTTCGGACTGGGCCAATGACTTCGGGAAGCCCTGGTGGCAGGGGTCGCATTACAAGGTGGGGCGGCTGTCCGCCAAGACCCGGAACATCCGCATCATTAACACGCTCACGTCGCAGGAGCACACACTGGAG CTACACATGGAAATATGA
- the NAA38 gene encoding N-alpha-acetyltransferase 38, NatC auxiliary subunit: MAGTGPTMLLREENGCCSRRQSSSSAGDSDGEREDSPAARARQQLEALLNKTMRIRMTDGRTLVGCFLCTDRDCNVILGSAQEFLKPSDSFSAGEPRVLGLAMVPGHHIVSIEVQRESMTGPPYL; the protein is encoded by the exons ATGGCCGGAACTGGGCCGACCATGCTGCTACGAGAGGAGAATGGCTGTTGCAGCCGGCGTCAAAGCAGCTCCAGCGCTGGG GACTCAGACGGAGAGCGCGAGGACTCGCCGGCTGCTCGTGCCCGGCAGCAGCTGGAGGCGCTGCTCAACAAGACTATGCGCATTCGTATGACAGATGGACGGACACTAGTCGGCTGCTTCCTCTGCACCGACCGCGACTGCAATGTTATCTTGGGCTCGGCTCAGGAATTCCTCAAGCCGTCGG ATTCCTTCTCCGCTGGCGAACCCCGTGTGCTGGGCCTGGCCATGGTACCCGGACACCACATCGTTTCTATTGAGGTGCAAAGAGAGAGCATGACGGGGCCTCCCTATCTCTGA
- the TMEM88 gene encoding transmembrane protein 88, with translation MADVPGAQRPVPSGPEPRDPLDCWACAVLVTAQNLLVAAFNLLLLALVLGTILLPAVTMLGFGFLCHSQFLRSQAPPCTAHLRDPGFTALLVTGFLLLVPLLVLALASYRRLCLRLRLADCLVPYSRALYRRRRTPQLGQIRASPGSQAVPTSGKVWV, from the exons ATGGCGGATGTCCCCGGGGCGCAGCGACCGGTTCCTAGCGGCCCAGAGCCCCGGGACCCCCTGGACTGCTGGGCCTGCGCTGTGCTGGTCACCGCCCAGAATCTGCTGGTGGCTGCCTTCAATCTTCTCTTGCTGGCGCTGGTGCTGGGGACCATCTTGCTACCTGCTGTCACCATGCTAGGCTTCGGCTTCCTCTGCCATTCCCAG TTCCTGCGTTCCCAGGCACCCCCTTGCACCGCGCACCTGCGGGACCCGGGCTTCACTGCCCTGCTGGTCACTGGATTCCTGCTCCTCGTGCCGCTGCTCGTGCTTGCCCTGGCCAGCTACCGCCGCCTCTGTCTGCGCCTCCGCCTGGCTGACTGCCTCGTGCCCTACAGCCGAGCTCTCTATCGGCGTCGGCGCACCCCGCAGCTGGGACAAATCCGGGCCTCGCCAGGATCCCAGGCCGTTCCCACATCAGGAAAGGTCTGGGTTTGA